The following proteins are co-located in the Brevibacillus laterosporus DSM 25 genome:
- the rsgA gene encoding ribosome small subunit-dependent GTPase A: MPEGRIVKALSGFYYVADQANPERIVQCRARGLFKKKGAKITPLVGDWVVFEAPNDRDGYVMGIGERTSELIRPSIANVDLAVLVFSAKEPDMSPLLLDKFLVHTEHAGIEAIIVITKADLLEEGECKRLVADYEKVGYRVIPTSILDKRGVEQVREELIGKLAVFAGQSGVGKSSLLNAIFPGISLQTGEVSQKLGRGRHTTRHVELLPLKEGGYVADTPGFSSLDFINMTELDLAQAFRDFEQRSDECKFRGCLHITEPNCAVQAALQAGEIVEHRYKHYLQFMEELREYLRRNKQW; the protein is encoded by the coding sequence ATGCCAGAAGGGCGAATTGTAAAAGCATTAAGTGGATTTTATTACGTGGCCGATCAAGCGAATCCAGAGCGGATCGTCCAATGCCGTGCGCGTGGCTTGTTTAAAAAGAAAGGGGCAAAGATTACCCCTTTAGTTGGCGATTGGGTCGTATTTGAGGCACCAAATGATCGAGATGGGTATGTGATGGGGATAGGAGAGCGAACAAGTGAGCTGATTCGCCCTTCTATTGCCAATGTTGATTTAGCTGTCTTGGTGTTCTCTGCTAAAGAGCCTGACATGAGTCCGTTGCTATTGGATAAATTCCTTGTGCATACAGAGCATGCTGGCATTGAGGCAATTATCGTTATTACGAAGGCAGATTTGTTGGAAGAGGGAGAATGCAAAAGGCTTGTAGCGGATTATGAAAAGGTGGGATATCGAGTGATTCCCACCTCCATTCTTGACAAGCGTGGTGTAGAACAAGTACGTGAAGAGTTGATCGGAAAGCTAGCGGTATTTGCTGGACAATCAGGAGTAGGTAAATCGTCTTTGCTAAATGCTATTTTTCCAGGAATAAGCCTACAAACAGGAGAAGTCAGCCAAAAGCTAGGACGTGGTCGACACACTACTCGCCACGTAGAGCTACTACCACTAAAGGAAGGTGGCTACGTCGCTGATACACCTGGATTCAGTTCATTAGATTTTATCAATATGACCGAGCTAGATTTGGCGCAAGCATTCCGTGATTTTGAGCAACGAAGCGATGAATGTAAGTTCCGAGGATGTTTGCATATAACGGAACCAAACTGTGCTGTTCAGGCGGCTTTGCAAGCTGGTGAAATCGTTGAACATCGTTATAAACATTATCTACAGTTCATGGAAGAGTTGAGAGAATACCTGAGGAGGAACAAACAATGGTAA
- a CDS encoding thiamine diphosphokinase, producing MIDFTIHICTGGDLDMLPQMEREDLLIGVDGGAIALLEGGMIPHIAVGDFDTIQEEGLRLLQEAGIAIKKFSAMKNATDTEIAVEIAVEAAREHLRDLGSTLDSEDGVVHLYPAHRFKIVMYGAVGSRLDHSLANLSLLKKAHLEGVWMEIVNRHNRVMLLSDHFPSVNLRGHSGEFLSLVPASLEVTGINLTGFAYPLTDATIPFGSSIGVSNEWANEYGKIERASGDLFVIAARDR from the coding sequence ATGATTGATTTTACTATACATATTTGCACAGGCGGAGATCTTGATATGCTTCCGCAGATGGAGAGAGAGGACTTATTAATTGGAGTGGATGGGGGAGCGATTGCTTTACTAGAAGGAGGGATGATTCCACATATTGCCGTGGGGGATTTCGATACCATTCAGGAAGAGGGGCTTAGACTGCTTCAGGAAGCGGGTATTGCTATTAAAAAGTTCTCAGCCATGAAGAATGCCACTGACACAGAAATTGCCGTAGAGATCGCTGTGGAGGCTGCACGAGAACATTTACGTGATCTAGGTTCTACACTAGATAGCGAAGACGGTGTTGTGCATTTATATCCAGCTCATCGCTTCAAAATCGTAATGTACGGGGCGGTAGGTAGTAGATTAGATCATTCGCTCGCAAATTTGTCCCTGTTAAAAAAGGCTCATCTCGAAGGTGTCTGGATGGAGATTGTAAATCGGCACAATCGTGTCATGCTGTTATCGGATCATTTTCCAAGCGTAAATCTTCGCGGACACTCCGGTGAGTTTCTGTCTTTAGTGCCAGCTTCCCTTGAGGTGACCGGCATCAATCTAACAGGCTTTGCCTATCCATTGACGGATGCAACTATTCCATTTGGTTCCTCTATTGGCGTTAGTAATGAATGGGCAAATGAATATGGCAAAATAGAACGTGCATCAGGGGATTTATTTGTAATTGCGGCTAGAGATCGGTAA
- the rpmB gene encoding 50S ribosomal protein L28, whose product MSRKCFVTGKTAKAGNARSHSMRASRRTWGVNVQKVRILVNGKPKRVYVSTRALKSGLVTRV is encoded by the coding sequence ATGTCACGTAAATGTTTTGTTACTGGAAAAACAGCGAAAGCTGGTAATGCGCGTTCTCACTCTATGCGTGCTAGCCGCCGTACTTGGGGTGTTAACGTTCAAAAAGTGCGCATCCTTGTTAACGGGAAACCAAAACGCGTTTATGTAAGCACTAGAGCTTTGAAATCTGGTCTTGTAACTCGCGTATAA
- the pknB gene encoding Stk1 family PASTA domain-containing Ser/Thr kinase, translated as MQGQRLGGRYQLEEVIGGGGMAIVYKARDLVLNRIVAVKLLRPQFGTDEDFVERFRREAQAVASLSHHNIVNVYDVGQDDDIHYMVMEYIEGSTLKEIITAQGGMMMSEAVRIAMQVCDALDHAHQNQIIHRDIKPHNIMIGTNGRVKVTDFGIARAVTSQTITQTGSVLGSVHYFSPEQARGGITAEKSDIYSLGIVLYEMVTGTLPFSGDSPITVALKHLQDPLPEPRKLNPAIPQSLENVIIRALAKDPFQRYKSAREMYEDLETCLSTERRHESKLTFASDIDDEETRVISAITPDMLVKNKQDSYQPRTYPTRTPQKVGIPEERYRDEEEEEEENVANKKKGIWWKRSLLWSGIAVLFVVLAIFGFNLAMKLLTVPETDVPNVIGMTMEQAETTLKNAGLSAAFTEAFNAEEKGKVFEQDPAATRRVKENSTVNVMISKGKQQIPTPNYVGMSQREAEQKAHLDNFKEVKIVTEESSDVPAGQVINQDPVADLKIAPVDKILTLTVSVGKKRTKVPNFVGKSFELVKLTLDKSLKIGDIKDQGSYEVREMGVILSTDPPAGSVVEEGTQVNFVVSSGQWPSDAKIVSVPVHVEHDPVDVPSATIEIVVNDARKKEQKPIHQTISESTDFNVEVVLSPETNAKIEVKKNGETINTVDVDYQSYP; from the coding sequence ATGCAAGGTCAGCGACTAGGTGGGCGCTATCAACTTGAGGAAGTAATTGGTGGCGGCGGAATGGCTATTGTTTACAAAGCCAGAGATCTTGTGTTAAATCGAATCGTTGCCGTCAAATTGCTAAGACCCCAATTTGGCACGGACGAAGACTTTGTAGAGAGATTTCGCAGAGAAGCGCAAGCGGTAGCAAGTCTTTCGCATCATAATATCGTTAATGTTTATGATGTTGGGCAAGATGATGATATTCATTACATGGTGATGGAATATATCGAAGGCTCAACATTAAAGGAGATTATTACAGCTCAAGGCGGCATGATGATGAGTGAGGCAGTTCGAATTGCGATGCAGGTGTGTGACGCATTAGATCACGCCCATCAAAACCAGATCATTCATCGAGATATTAAGCCGCATAATATCATGATTGGAACGAATGGTCGTGTGAAAGTAACCGATTTTGGGATTGCCCGTGCGGTTACCTCACAGACGATTACACAGACGGGTTCTGTACTTGGCTCAGTCCATTATTTTTCACCAGAACAAGCCCGTGGAGGAATTACCGCGGAGAAATCAGACATCTATTCCCTCGGAATTGTGCTGTATGAAATGGTTACGGGCACGTTGCCATTCTCAGGAGATTCTCCAATTACCGTAGCGCTCAAGCATTTACAAGATCCATTACCAGAGCCACGTAAATTAAATCCAGCTATCCCACAAAGCTTGGAGAATGTTATTATTCGTGCTTTGGCTAAGGACCCATTCCAACGCTACAAATCTGCACGGGAAATGTATGAAGACTTGGAAACGTGCTTGTCAACAGAGAGACGCCATGAATCAAAACTTACGTTTGCAAGTGATATAGATGATGAAGAAACACGGGTCATTTCAGCAATCACGCCAGATATGCTGGTGAAGAATAAACAAGATAGCTATCAACCGAGAACCTATCCTACCCGTACTCCTCAAAAGGTAGGAATCCCGGAGGAGCGATATAGAGACGAGGAGGAAGAGGAGGAGGAGAACGTGGCTAACAAGAAAAAGGGCATCTGGTGGAAACGAAGCCTTCTTTGGTCTGGTATCGCTGTTCTATTCGTTGTTTTGGCCATTTTTGGTTTTAATCTTGCAATGAAGCTACTCACTGTTCCAGAAACAGATGTACCTAATGTGATAGGAATGACGATGGAGCAAGCCGAGACTACTTTAAAAAATGCTGGATTAAGTGCTGCGTTTACTGAGGCCTTTAATGCTGAAGAGAAGGGTAAGGTTTTTGAACAAGACCCAGCGGCAACAAGGCGTGTCAAAGAAAATAGCACGGTAAATGTAATGATTAGTAAAGGGAAACAACAAATTCCGACTCCGAACTACGTGGGTATGTCTCAACGAGAAGCGGAACAAAAGGCGCATTTAGATAACTTTAAGGAAGTAAAAATTGTTACAGAAGAAAGTAGTGATGTGCCAGCTGGTCAGGTAATAAATCAGGATCCGGTTGCAGATCTTAAAATTGCTCCTGTGGATAAAATTTTGACTTTAACAGTTAGTGTAGGGAAAAAACGAACAAAGGTACCTAATTTCGTGGGTAAGTCTTTTGAGTTAGTTAAATTGACGCTTGACAAATCACTAAAAATAGGAGATATCAAGGATCAAGGTTCTTATGAGGTCCGGGAAATGGGTGTTATCCTCTCAACAGATCCACCTGCTGGTTCTGTAGTTGAAGAAGGAACGCAGGTTAACTTTGTCGTAAGTAGTGGACAATGGCCTTCTGATGCTAAGATTGTAAGTGTTCCTGTTCATGTCGAGCATGATCCTGTCGATGTACCTTCTGCAACAATTGAAATTGTTGTGAACGATGCTCGGAAAAAAGAACAGAAACCCATTCATCAAACTATATCAGAAAGCACTGACTTTAACGTTGAAGTAGTCTTATCACCAGAAACGAACGCAAAGATTGAAGTCAAAAAGAATGGTGAGACAATCAATACCGTGGATGTTGATTATCAATCGTATCCGTAA
- a CDS encoding YjdF family protein codes for MKLTVLYDGQFWVGVIEYEEKNKLKAARNLFGAEPKDAEILEFVQKDLRDLLDRATISAVLALDKKERRINPKRMIREARKEINNRGVSTKAEQAIQQDLEKRKKERKVLSKERKEEIATYKREVARRKAKEKHRGH; via the coding sequence ATGAAGCTTACGGTCCTGTATGACGGACAATTTTGGGTAGGTGTCATTGAGTACGAAGAGAAAAACAAGTTGAAAGCAGCTAGAAATTTGTTTGGTGCAGAACCCAAGGATGCAGAAATACTGGAATTTGTACAAAAGGATTTACGGGACTTATTGGATAGGGCGACAATTTCCGCCGTTTTAGCACTTGATAAGAAAGAACGAAGGATAAATCCAAAACGAATGATTCGAGAAGCAAGAAAAGAAATAAATAATCGAGGAGTCTCAACAAAAGCCGAACAAGCCATTCAGCAAGATTTAGAAAAACGGAAAAAAGAAAGAAAGGTTCTCTCCAAGGAACGAAAAGAGGAAATAGCTACATACAAGAGAGAGGTAGCAAGAAGGAAAGCAAAAGAGAAGCATCGTGGACACTAA
- a CDS encoding transporter substrate-binding domain-containing protein — MRKPIKTFAALALSTLLSVSLLTGCGSASQDNGNTTAGNTDKTAAKTLTMFTSADYYPYEFHETKDGNDQIVGMDIDIATYIAKELGYELKVVDTDFNGLVPALQSKRADFVMAGMSTSPERKKNVDFSTNYYEAKNTLVSKKDSPITKPEQLAGKRVAAQIGSMQEKAAQVIAKEVSGVEVVSLNKMGEIIQEVITGRSAAAVVENTIAQGFLEKNPTLQSTVMTTNNTEGYAIAFPKGSEHVEKFNEILKKMEENGEMDKLIKKWLGQ; from the coding sequence ATGAGAAAACCTATAAAAACATTTGCAGCACTTGCTTTATCAACTTTATTATCTGTTTCCTTATTAACAGGTTGTGGTTCTGCTAGTCAGGACAATGGAAATACAACTGCTGGAAACACAGATAAAACAGCAGCTAAAACCTTAACGATGTTCACGTCAGCTGATTACTATCCTTATGAATTCCATGAAACAAAGGATGGTAATGATCAGATTGTGGGAATGGACATCGATATTGCTACCTACATTGCAAAGGAACTTGGATATGAATTAAAAGTAGTGGATACAGATTTTAATGGCTTGGTTCCTGCTCTTCAATCAAAACGAGCAGACTTCGTAATGGCGGGTATGTCCACTTCCCCTGAACGTAAGAAGAATGTAGATTTCTCTACTAATTATTATGAAGCAAAAAATACATTAGTGAGTAAAAAAGACTCGCCAATTACCAAGCCAGAACAATTAGCAGGCAAACGGGTAGCCGCTCAAATTGGGTCCATGCAAGAAAAGGCTGCTCAAGTGATTGCTAAAGAGGTTAGTGGTGTTGAGGTGGTTTCCTTAAATAAAATGGGGGAAATCATTCAAGAGGTTATTACGGGACGATCTGCGGCAGCTGTTGTGGAAAATACCATCGCACAAGGATTCCTGGAAAAAAACCCCACTTTACAATCAACAGTTATGACAACTAATAATACAGAAGGTTATGCGATTGCTTTCCCAAAAGGATCAGAACATGTGGAAAAGTTTAATGAAATCTTGAAAAAAATGGAAGAAAACGGTGAAATGGACAAACTGATTAAAAAATGGCTGGGACAATAA
- the spoVM gene encoding stage V sporulation protein SpoVM, which produces MRFYTIKLPKILGGMVRAMIEAFNKKAK; this is translated from the coding sequence ATGCGTTTCTATACGATCAAGTTGCCGAAAATTCTAGGTGGTATGGTTCGCGCCATGATTGAAGCTTTCAATAAGAAAGCCAAGTAA
- the rpe gene encoding ribulose-phosphate 3-epimerase, with amino-acid sequence MVKIAPSILSADFARLGDEIKDVERGGADWIHVDVMDGHFVPNITIGPLIVDAIRPITQLPLDVHLMIEEPDRYIAQFAKSGADYITVHQEACRHLHRTIHHIKEQDVKAGVVLNPATPIHTIEHVLEDLDLVLLMTVNPGFGGQKFIHSVLPKVRDLRYLLNERGLSHVDIEIDGGVNAQTARLCEDAGATVLVAGSAVYNQTDRAKAIAEIRG; translated from the coding sequence ATGGTAAAAATCGCACCATCTATTCTATCAGCTGATTTTGCTCGCTTGGGAGACGAAATTAAAGACGTTGAACGTGGAGGGGCTGACTGGATTCACGTAGACGTAATGGATGGTCATTTTGTCCCTAATATTACGATAGGTCCCTTGATCGTGGATGCGATCCGTCCAATCACACAACTCCCACTGGACGTACATCTGATGATTGAAGAACCAGATCGTTATATCGCTCAATTTGCCAAAAGTGGAGCAGATTACATCACGGTTCATCAGGAAGCTTGTCGACATCTACATCGGACCATTCATCACATTAAAGAACAAGATGTAAAAGCAGGGGTTGTTCTAAACCCAGCAACTCCAATTCATACGATCGAACATGTGCTAGAAGATTTGGATTTGGTTTTATTGATGACTGTCAACCCAGGCTTTGGTGGCCAGAAATTTATACATAGCGTATTACCAAAAGTACGTGATTTACGCTATTTATTAAATGAACGTGGTCTCTCCCATGTTGACATTGAAATTGATGGTGGGGTAAATGCCCAAACAGCCCGCTTGTGTGAAGATGCTGGTGCGACTGTACTTGTTGCAGGTTCTGCTGTTTATAATCAAACAGATCGAGCGAAGGCGATTGCTGAGATTCGCGGGTAA
- a CDS encoding amino acid ABC transporter ATP-binding protein: MVKIENLHKAYGKLEVLKGISTTIKKGDVVAIIGPSGSGKSTFLRCMNMLEEPTKGQVMINGVDITNSKGNINVIRQKVGMVFQHFHLFPHMTVLQNLTYAPIKVKRMTKAVAEKKGMELLERVGLSDKAGVYPSSLSGGQKQRVAIARALAMEPEIMLFDEPTSALDPEMVKEVLEVMKSLAHSGMTMAIVTHEMGFAREVADRVLFLDGGLLVEDAPPQEFFTHPTSERARQFLEKVL, encoded by the coding sequence ATGGTTAAAATTGAGAATTTGCATAAAGCGTACGGCAAATTGGAGGTTCTGAAAGGAATCAGTACCACTATTAAAAAAGGAGACGTAGTGGCTATTATTGGGCCATCGGGTTCGGGAAAATCTACGTTCTTACGTTGCATGAATATGCTAGAAGAGCCGACAAAGGGACAAGTAATGATCAACGGGGTAGATATTACCAATTCTAAGGGGAACATTAATGTCATTCGGCAGAAAGTGGGAATGGTATTCCAGCATTTTCATTTATTTCCTCATATGACTGTATTACAAAACCTGACGTATGCACCAATCAAGGTAAAACGAATGACCAAGGCGGTTGCGGAGAAAAAGGGAATGGAGCTTTTGGAGCGCGTTGGACTATCCGATAAGGCAGGTGTCTATCCAAGTAGCTTATCTGGTGGGCAAAAGCAACGTGTAGCGATTGCACGGGCCTTAGCGATGGAACCAGAGATTATGCTATTTGATGAACCTACATCTGCCCTTGATCCAGAGATGGTAAAAGAAGTCTTGGAGGTTATGAAAAGCTTAGCGCATTCTGGTATGACAATGGCGATTGTTACACATGAGATGGGCTTTGCTCGGGAAGTGGCAGATCGCGTACTGTTTTTGGATGGCGGCCTGCTGGTAGAGGATGCTCCCCCACAGGAGTTTTTTACGCACCCCACAAGTGAACGTGCCCGTCAGTTTTTGGAAAAAGTATTATAG
- the rlmN gene encoding 23S rRNA (adenine(2503)-C(2))-methyltransferase RlmN gives MNITSFTDNKPLIYSLHLEEMKQWLEENGEKAFRAAQIFDWLYVKRVTEFEEMSNLSKALRDKLNEQFRIKALTEITRQESADGTIKFLFQLIDGHAIETVIMRHNYGNSVCVTTQVGCRIGCTFCASTLGGLKRNLDAGEIVAQVLQAQRALDADEGRVSHVVVMGIGEPFENFEPLLSFLNIINDNRGLNIGQRHITVSTSGIVPKIYEFAERGGQVNLAISLHAPNTELRSKLMPINRGFPLEKLMEACRHYVAQTGRRISFEYGLFGGQNDQPHHAEELAELIGDMLCHVNLIPVNYVPERDYVRTAKNDIFTFKRILDDRGINVTIRREHGSDIAAACGQLRAQHAKETAG, from the coding sequence ATGAACATTACGTCATTTACAGACAATAAACCCTTGATCTATAGCTTGCATCTTGAAGAAATGAAACAATGGCTAGAAGAGAACGGGGAAAAAGCATTTCGTGCTGCACAAATTTTTGACTGGTTATATGTAAAACGAGTAACAGAATTTGAAGAGATGAGTAACCTGTCGAAAGCCTTGCGCGATAAATTAAATGAGCAGTTCCGTATCAAAGCGTTAACCGAAATCACACGTCAGGAATCAGCGGATGGAACAATCAAGTTCTTATTCCAACTGATAGATGGTCATGCCATTGAAACAGTAATCATGCGTCACAATTACGGAAATAGCGTATGTGTAACAACACAGGTAGGCTGTCGCATTGGCTGTACGTTCTGTGCATCAACATTGGGTGGCTTAAAGCGAAACCTGGATGCTGGAGAGATTGTGGCTCAGGTATTGCAAGCCCAACGCGCCCTAGATGCAGATGAAGGACGTGTAAGTCATGTAGTTGTAATGGGAATTGGCGAACCATTTGAGAATTTTGAACCACTGTTATCCTTCTTGAACATCATTAATGACAACCGTGGATTAAATATAGGTCAACGTCATATTACGGTTTCCACCAGTGGAATTGTGCCAAAGATTTATGAATTTGCCGAACGTGGAGGTCAGGTGAATCTGGCTATTTCTCTTCACGCTCCTAACACGGAGCTAAGAAGTAAGCTAATGCCGATCAACCGTGGATTCCCATTGGAAAAATTAATGGAAGCTTGTCGTCATTATGTAGCTCAAACAGGGCGTCGTATCTCTTTTGAGTACGGACTGTTTGGTGGACAGAATGATCAGCCGCACCATGCGGAAGAATTGGCTGAGTTAATTGGTGATATGCTTTGCCATGTTAACTTAATACCTGTTAATTACGTTCCTGAACGTGATTATGTTCGAACGGCTAAGAATGATATTTTCACCTTTAAACGCATTTTAGACGATCGCGGTATAAACGTTACAATTAGACGAGAGCATGGCAGTGATATTGCGGCTGCTTGCGGTCAATTGCGTGCGCAACACGCGAAAGAAACGGCAGGGTGA
- a CDS encoding Stp1/IreP family PP2C-type Ser/Thr phosphatase, with protein MEIAMKSHVGCVRQVNEDFYACAVDLAGRVLAVVADGMGGHQAGDVASKMAVERILKEMKKVEHNMAPLEERELLMDALLLANQEVYEYAEAHPECNGMGTTVVATLVGNDAGVTAHIGDSRLYLYKENELIQHTEDHSLVQELLKSGQINQMEASLHPQRNVLMRALGTEDHVRIDLGQFEWSDGEVVLLCSDGLSNKVPEDIMEEWLAKPVPLQQSVDALVQYALDAGGEDNITCVAIRNRKKPSQVCEKEGGGECKVSD; from the coding sequence ATGGAAATAGCGATGAAATCGCATGTAGGATGCGTCCGACAAGTAAATGAAGATTTTTATGCCTGCGCAGTTGACCTGGCTGGACGTGTACTTGCAGTTGTCGCAGATGGCATGGGAGGTCATCAAGCTGGCGATGTTGCGAGCAAAATGGCGGTTGAACGCATTTTAAAAGAAATGAAAAAAGTTGAGCACAACATGGCTCCACTAGAAGAGCGAGAATTATTGATGGATGCTTTACTTCTTGCTAATCAAGAGGTGTACGAGTATGCTGAGGCTCATCCTGAGTGTAACGGGATGGGAACCACGGTCGTTGCTACTCTAGTAGGAAATGATGCCGGGGTCACAGCACACATTGGTGATAGTCGGTTGTATCTTTATAAGGAAAATGAGCTGATTCAGCATACAGAGGACCATTCCCTTGTACAGGAATTGTTAAAAAGTGGGCAAATTAATCAAATGGAGGCGTCCCTACATCCTCAGCGCAACGTCCTGATGAGAGCTCTTGGTACGGAGGATCATGTTCGAATTGATCTCGGACAGTTTGAGTGGTCAGATGGAGAGGTTGTGCTGCTTTGCTCAGATGGATTATCCAATAAAGTACCAGAAGATATCATGGAGGAATGGTTAGCTAAACCGGTACCTCTGCAACAAAGCGTGGACGCACTCGTTCAATATGCTCTGGACGCAGGGGGAGAAGATAATATTACTTGTGTGGCCATACGTAATAGAAAGAAGCCTTCGCAAGTCTGTGAGAAAGAGGGGGGAGGAGAATGCAAGGTCAGCGACTAG
- the rsmB gene encoding 16S rRNA (cytosine(967)-C(5))-methyltransferase RsmB, whose translation MSKTRSTTAREVALDVLVRVEENQSYSNLELKYALSEAGLSKADIGLVTELVYGTIQRRMTLDEVIGQFVKGGTKKLQGWVLQLLRMSLYQVRFLDRVPDRAAVHEAVEIAKKRGHKGISSLVNGVLRNILRQPEAWEKLPKGVTKQIAVTESHPEWLVKRWIKQYGEETTKAICNSNNQAPMPTIRVNRLQTSADALLQEMKEAFPEATKSELTPDALLLHSGHAAGSSWFREGFCTIQDESSMLVAPALHLTPNLRVLDACAAPGGKTTHIAELMSNQGEILACDVHPHKRELIEQNAKRLGINIITTMVADAADLPDRNVGQFDRILLDAPCSGFGVIRRKPDLKWNKTTEDIRAISEIQYDLLERVAPLLKPDGYLVYSTCTIDSQENQDVVDRFIAQYPEFELDKTLTEDLPTGITEKVDATKGYVQILPHHFNSDGFFIARLKRVRT comes from the coding sequence GTGTCAAAAACGAGAAGTACAACAGCGCGTGAAGTTGCTCTAGATGTTCTGGTCCGAGTAGAAGAGAACCAATCCTATAGTAACCTAGAATTAAAATATGCTTTAAGTGAAGCAGGTCTTTCCAAAGCAGATATAGGTTTGGTAACCGAACTTGTTTATGGAACAATTCAACGCCGAATGACGTTAGATGAAGTGATTGGTCAATTTGTAAAGGGTGGCACAAAAAAACTCCAGGGCTGGGTTCTACAATTATTACGGATGAGCTTGTATCAGGTTCGTTTTTTGGATCGTGTTCCAGATCGAGCAGCTGTACATGAAGCAGTTGAAATTGCTAAAAAGCGCGGACACAAAGGCATTTCCTCATTGGTAAATGGGGTTTTGCGCAATATCCTTCGCCAACCAGAGGCATGGGAGAAGCTACCTAAAGGTGTAACAAAACAAATTGCGGTAACTGAGTCACATCCAGAGTGGCTGGTAAAGCGTTGGATTAAACAATATGGTGAAGAAACCACCAAAGCAATTTGTAACAGTAATAACCAAGCGCCTATGCCAACCATTCGAGTGAATCGTTTGCAAACATCAGCCGATGCGTTGTTACAAGAAATGAAAGAAGCATTCCCGGAGGCTACAAAATCTGAGCTAACGCCAGATGCCCTGTTGTTACACAGTGGGCATGCAGCAGGCTCTTCTTGGTTTCGAGAAGGATTTTGTACCATTCAGGACGAAAGTTCTATGCTAGTAGCTCCTGCTTTGCACCTTACTCCAAACCTGCGAGTTCTGGATGCTTGTGCGGCTCCAGGGGGGAAAACGACTCATATTGCAGAGCTGATGAGTAATCAAGGAGAGATTCTAGCTTGCGATGTACATCCTCATAAACGCGAGCTAATTGAGCAAAATGCTAAACGCCTAGGAATTAATATTATTACAACAATGGTAGCGGATGCGGCCGATTTGCCAGATCGTAACGTAGGTCAATTTGATCGGATTTTACTAGATGCTCCGTGTAGCGGATTTGGTGTCATTCGTCGCAAGCCTGACCTGAAATGGAATAAGACAACAGAGGATATACGAGCGATCTCTGAGATTCAGTATGATTTACTGGAGCGCGTTGCTCCTTTACTTAAACCAGATGGTTATCTCGTTTATAGTACATGCACGATCGATTCTCAGGAAAATCAAGATGTGGTGGATCGTTTTATCGCTCAATATCCAGAGTTTGAGCTGGACAAAACATTGACAGAAGACCTACCTACAGGCATAACCGAAAAAGTGGATGCAACGAAGGGGTATGTACAGATTTTGCCACACCACTTTAATAGCGATGGATTCTTTATTGCCAGATTAAAACGTGTTCGTACTTAA
- a CDS encoding amino acid ABC transporter permease, which produces MNTTVPIDFSLLTPHIPYMLEGMGITLQFTVLSVFFGFILGTILTLCKISNSKFLQVFAAFYTSIFRGTPLLVQLLLIYYAIPQLTDYQIPALFAGVLAFSLNSAAYLSETMRAGILAVDKGQWEAAKALGVPYSRMMKDIIFPQAIRNILPAIMNEFITLLKDSSLVSVIGVAEILRRADVVKGQLYIYFEPLVFAGLQYYILVMILTLLSTWLERRLRRNG; this is translated from the coding sequence ATGAATACTACCGTACCAATAGATTTTTCATTGCTTACACCACATATTCCCTACATGCTGGAGGGTATGGGGATTACCTTACAGTTTACGGTATTATCCGTTTTTTTCGGATTTATTCTAGGAACAATCTTAACCTTATGTAAAATATCTAATAGCAAATTTTTACAGGTATTTGCTGCTTTTTATACAAGCATTTTTCGCGGTACACCTTTACTAGTACAGCTTTTATTAATTTATTATGCAATTCCGCAATTAACGGATTATCAAATCCCAGCCTTATTTGCTGGCGTTCTCGCTTTTAGCTTGAACTCTGCAGCCTATTTGTCAGAGACCATGCGTGCTGGAATTTTGGCTGTAGACAAGGGGCAGTGGGAAGCGGCCAAAGCATTGGGGGTTCCATACTCTCGCATGATGAAGGATATTATTTTCCCTCAGGCGATTCGTAATATTTTACCTGCCATCATGAATGAATTTATTACCTTACTAAAGGATTCTTCATTAGTATCAGTTATTGGAGTGGCAGAGATTTTGCGCCGTGCTGATGTGGTTAAGGGGCAATTGTATATTTACTTTGAGCCTTTGGTGTTTGCAGGCTTACAGTATTATATTTTGGTCATGATTTTAACGCTACTGTCTACATGGCTGGAACGGAGGCTGCGTCGTAATGGTTAA